From the Nitrospinota bacterium genome, one window contains:
- a CDS encoding type IV toxin-antitoxin system AbiEi family antitoxin encodes MQVFEIVEKLQKAAKDLLETTGFVKVIKIRSEFENLKKSRFRPDLALMVQVREQNKYVLIFEIKSLGQPRYVRMAANQLQSFIRKKQDFYGVFGAPFVSEESRQICKEEGIGFIDLAGNCFFKFDNVYLSAEGRPNPYPGTRPLKSIFSSKSTRALRVLLNSPKKNWLLKDLAKVSKISIGQASNIKKRLSEYEMIKEKGVGKRTEFWLSNPQTLLSKWENYYSYRSNKIKDYYSLEDVKVIEDKLADYFKANNIPYAFTLTSGASRIAPSLRYNRVFCYVDGPIESIAEDLKLKEVISGPNVSLLFPYDDGVFYGSQEFQNQKVVSDVQLYLDLKNYKERGEEAANFILNERLKKQWSQD; translated from the coding sequence ATGCAAGTATTTGAAATTGTTGAAAAATTACAAAAGGCTGCTAAGGACTTATTAGAAACAACTGGCTTTGTAAAAGTAATTAAGATAAGATCAGAATTTGAAAATCTTAAAAAGTCGAGATTTAGGCCAGACTTAGCTCTCATGGTACAAGTCAGAGAGCAAAATAAATATGTTCTTATCTTCGAGATCAAGTCCTTGGGACAGCCTCGCTATGTCAGAATGGCAGCAAATCAACTTCAGTCCTTTATTAGAAAAAAACAAGATTTTTACGGTGTATTTGGAGCCCCTTTTGTATCAGAGGAATCGAGACAAATTTGTAAGGAGGAAGGAATTGGATTTATTGATCTGGCTGGTAACTGTTTTTTCAAATTTGATAATGTTTATTTGAGCGCTGAGGGACGTCCAAATCCCTATCCTGGTACAAGACCATTAAAGTCTATCTTTTCTTCTAAATCAACTCGTGCCCTGAGAGTTTTGCTAAATAGTCCAAAGAAGAACTGGCTCCTGAAGGATCTGGCAAAAGTGTCCAAAATTAGTATTGGACAAGCATCAAATATAAAAAAACGACTTTCAGAATATGAAATGATAAAAGAAAAGGGTGTTGGGAAAAGAACGGAATTCTGGCTGTCAAATCCGCAAACTTTACTTAGTAAGTGGGAAAACTACTACAGTTATCGTTCCAATAAAATAAAAGATTATTATTCACTCGAAGATGTAAAAGTTATAGAAGATAAATTAGCTGATTATTTTAAAGCAAATAACATTCCCTATGCATTTACTTTGACTTCTGGTGCATCTAGAATAGCTCCATCCTTAAGATACAATAGAGTTTTCTGTTATGTTGATGGTCCTATTGAATCAATAGCCGAAGACTTAAAACTGAAAGAAGTAATTTCAGGGCCCAACGTATCTTTATTGTTTCCTTATGATGATGGTGTCTTCTATGGTTCGCAAGAATTTCAGAATCAAAAAGTTGTTTCTGATGTCCAACTTTATTTAGACCTAAAAAATTATAAGGAGAGGGGAGAAGAAGCAGCAAATTTTATTTTAAATGAAAGACTAAAAAAACAATGGTCACAAGATTAG